In Planctomycetia bacterium, one DNA window encodes the following:
- a CDS encoding helix-turn-helix domain-containing protein, which produces MGRQSGLTVEQRTEAVLSLLLRREEPAAKIARRYGIAEPTLYRYRDLFLEAGKAGLTSGSGPADPARREVAELKKQLEQRDQVIGEITIANRILKKLSGQCP; this is translated from the coding sequence ATGGGAAGGCAATCGGGATTGACGGTGGAGCAGCGAACCGAGGCCGTGCTGTCGCTGCTGCTGCGGCGGGAGGAGCCGGCCGCCAAGATCGCGCGGCGCTACGGCATCGCCGAGCCAACGCTCTATCGCTACCGCGACCTGTTCCTGGAAGCCGGCAAGGCCGGCCTGACCAGCGGCAGCGGTCCGGCCGATCCGGCGCGGCGCGAGGTGGCGGAGTTGAAGAAGCAATTGGAACAGCGTGACCAGGTGATCGGCGAGATCACCATCGCCAACCGCATTTTAAAAAAGCTTTCGGGCCAGTGCCCCTGA